In Alkalihalobacillus sp. TS-13, the following are encoded in one genomic region:
- a CDS encoding S-layer homology domain-containing protein produces the protein MNRANNVEVGNSPDPGFTDVPEDHKYYEAIAAAVEAGLFNGVTETTFEPDATLTRSQMAAVLQRIYQFPVETSHPFTDVKSGAWYEESIASLYNAGVAAGVSETKFGPNEDITREQFAVFMARSMNEDFRVR, from the coding sequence TTGAACCGCGCCAATAATGTAGAAGTCGGTAACAGCCCGGACCCAGGATTCACTGATGTACCGGAAGATCATAAGTACTATGAGGCAATTGCAGCAGCTGTTGAAGCAGGATTGTTCAATGGCGTGACGGAAACAACCTTTGAGCCGGATGCAACTTTGACGAGAAGTCAGATGGCAGCTGTTTTGCAACGAATCTATCAATTCCCGGTGGAAACTTCTCATCCGTTTACAGACGTTAAATCCGGCGCATGGTACGAAGAGTCCATTGCTAGTCTTTACAATGCAGGAGTGGCAGCAGGAGTCTCCGAAACAAAGTTCGGTCCCAATGAAGATATCACACGGGAACAATTCGCCGTATTCATGGCACGATCGATGAATGAAGATTTCAGGGTGAGATAA
- a CDS encoding stalk domain-containing protein: MPTTTNANDNIVNPIQTYTYNEMVRDIKLLAEEHPDLIEYRVIGKSEYGRDIYAVSLGTGRSTVFINGSHHAREWLTTNLNMYMIDQYAQAAKANRTIDGYKVRSILRNTTMWFVPMVNPDGVTLQQSGLSAFPSSTHAGLIKMNEGSRDFTRWKANAKGVDLNRQYDADWANIKNNRSEPSWSNHKGKAPHTASETKAIVNFTKQIDPEMVVAYHSAGKILYWNFHQTGSRYDRDHKYAKKIGYYTGYRLVYPGPNPSGGGMTDWFVSKYKRPAFTPEIGNYPGNRHLPISEFNATWQENRLVGLYTAEESYKLYYAKHKDDPVEVTVKIDGETQNFDQPAILENYRTLVPLRGVFEKLDANVYWTQSTQTVRVTKDDTEVILKIGSKTAKVNGEKVTLDVAPKLVNYRTLVPLRFVTEALGARVTWDSDTLTASIFTVQDEEPAPGDPEYVEVGDDRYRVATVIIDGEEQEYDFPAISKNYRTMIPISQSIDHFDAEISWNHEEQITTITKGDTTIELKIGSRIATVNGEEYELDAAAEVISGRTLVPLRFVSDHLGAEIADWNEETYTVKINTLQEEPQVEEASKESEEQSNSEEKAEEPENTVDPSEEDSSSKTEEQETTEENAKEEPAEETTEATEEGTTEDQSPEKQEEGTQEENNEEQSSTDSDQSSESEDHNEEKQSSNDSAPKQDTNEQETENN, from the coding sequence ATGCCAACAACAACTAATGCCAATGATAATATTGTAAATCCGATTCAAACCTACACTTACAATGAGATGGTCAGAGATATCAAGCTATTGGCTGAAGAACATCCAGACCTGATCGAATACAGAGTGATCGGAAAAAGTGAATACGGACGTGATATTTATGCGGTTTCACTTGGAACAGGGAGATCGACTGTCTTCATCAACGGTTCCCACCATGCAAGAGAATGGCTCACCACAAACCTGAACATGTACATGATCGATCAGTACGCACAGGCTGCTAAAGCAAATCGTACGATTGACGGATATAAAGTTAGATCAATCCTGCGCAACACTACCATGTGGTTCGTACCCATGGTCAATCCCGATGGAGTCACCCTTCAACAAAGCGGTTTAAGCGCATTTCCATCAAGTACACATGCCGGTTTGATTAAAATGAACGAAGGCAGCAGGGACTTTACCCGCTGGAAAGCCAACGCTAAAGGTGTCGATCTGAACAGACAATATGACGCTGACTGGGCAAACATCAAGAACAACAGATCAGAACCTAGCTGGTCCAACCATAAAGGAAAAGCACCACATACCGCATCTGAGACCAAGGCAATCGTCAATTTTACTAAACAGATTGATCCGGAAATGGTAGTAGCTTACCATAGTGCAGGAAAAATCCTTTATTGGAATTTCCATCAAACTGGAAGTCGATATGACCGGGATCATAAATATGCGAAAAAAATCGGGTATTACACGGGGTACCGTTTGGTTTACCCTGGTCCAAATCCATCAGGTGGCGGGATGACAGACTGGTTCGTAAGTAAGTATAAACGACCTGCATTCACACCTGAAATCGGAAATTATCCTGGAAACCGTCATTTGCCAATCTCTGAGTTCAATGCAACCTGGCAGGAAAATAGATTAGTAGGTTTGTATACAGCGGAAGAGAGCTATAAACTATACTACGCCAAGCATAAAGACGACCCAGTAGAAGTAACGGTCAAGATTGATGGTGAAACGCAAAACTTTGATCAGCCAGCGATTTTAGAAAACTATAGGACCCTCGTTCCATTAAGAGGAGTCTTTGAAAAACTGGATGCGAACGTCTACTGGACGCAATCAACGCAGACGGTCCGCGTAACGAAGGACGATACTGAAGTCATTTTAAAAATCGGTTCGAAAACCGCAAAAGTCAACGGTGAAAAAGTCACACTGGATGTAGCGCCTAAACTCGTAAACTACCGCACATTGGTGCCCCTTCGCTTTGTAACGGAAGCCCTTGGTGCTCGTGTAACTTGGGACAGTGATACCCTGACTGCTTCAATCTTTACTGTACAAGATGAAGAGCCTGCTCCAGGTGATCCTGAGTACGTCGAAGTAGGAGATGATCGATATCGTGTGGCAACGGTCATCATAGATGGTGAAGAACAAGAATATGACTTCCCGGCCATTAGTAAAAACTATCGGACGATGATTCCGATCAGTCAAAGTATCGACCATTTCGATGCTGAAATCAGCTGGAATCATGAGGAGCAAATTACCACGATCACAAAAGGTGATACAACGATTGAATTGAAAATCGGTTCTAGAATCGCAACTGTCAATGGTGAAGAGTACGAACTCGATGCAGCAGCAGAAGTGATCAGTGGAAGAACGCTCGTACCACTTCGATTCGTATCCGACCATTTAGGTGCTGAAATCGCCGATTGGAATGAAGAAACATATACGGTTAAAATCAACACCCTTCAAGAAGAACCTCAAGTTGAGGAAGCAAGTAAAGAGTCTGAAGAACAATCAAACTCAGAAGAGAAAGCTGAAGAACCAGAAAACACAGTAGACCCTTCTGAAGAAGATTCTAGCTCTAAAACCGAAGAACAAGAAACGACAGAGGAAAATGCTAAGGAAGAGCCTGCAGAAGAAACTACTGAAGCAACAGAAGAAGGGACTACAGAAGACCAGTCCCCTGAAAAGCAAGAAGAAGGAACTCAAGAAGAAAATAATGAGGAACAATCTTCAACTGACTCTGATCAGTCCAGCGAATCAGAGGATCATAATGAAGAAAAACAAAGCAGCAACGATTCCGCCCCAAAACAAGACACAAATGAACAAGAAACGGAAAACAACTAA
- a CDS encoding bifunctional glycosyltransferase family 2 protein/CDP-glycerol:glycerophosphate glycerophosphotransferase, producing MFTKIPFSDNMVELEVLNNGGDILKKVSIIIPIYNTEEFLDECIYSIIKQKYENFELLLINDGSGLSCTNKINELEKIDARIKVFHQEERKGVGAARNIGLEKATGDYIYFMDSDDYLGESTVQLLVKNIADHKMVTGKQVRTTLSHENEETAVALDTEVDPDVYLYQQNIKKAFKNRSALHRLISRDLINERNIRFSEDVDCYADLSFILPLLVESDEVPYIKNAYYFKRKRNDPITNPAIMQLDAEKKINDFITIYNQLKDDYRDNSEAAQFLDNHMINFYRKTIVTFLKDERNIDVIYEDLVSFAAKLDQQLLSKKSIIVRRELNPLVRNDRKKYESVNRLHQRLRKVKYALSGRTKLYTHLYRSVFTKLPLKEKTVLFESFLGKNYSDNPKYIYEYMLKNHPDYNFIWIFKEPGKNIPGNPKQIKRFSLKYYYYMGTAKYWVSNSRIPKRFDKREGNVYLQTWHGTPLKKLVFDMKDIHSANPNYKRDVYIQSRRWDYLISPNQYSTEIFGSAFKYDKTMLEYGYPRNDILYTGNDESTITELKRKLNIPVDKKVVLYAPTWRDNDFFEAGKYRFTLQLDLQKMKDQLGDEYVVLLRMHYFIANQLDISEFEGFAFDLSTYDDIAELYLVSDILITDYSSVFFDYANLRRPILFYTYDLESYRDTLRGFYIDIEEDVPGPLLKTTDEVISSINNIEKLNKTYKDKYENFYNRFCAWDDGKASEKVVKDVFEVN from the coding sequence ATGTTTACCAAAATTCCGTTTAGTGATAATATGGTAGAATTGGAAGTACTTAATAACGGAGGAGATATTTTGAAAAAGGTATCTATCATTATCCCTATATATAATACTGAAGAATTTTTGGATGAATGTATTTATTCTATAATTAAGCAGAAATACGAGAATTTTGAACTTCTTTTGATTAATGATGGTTCTGGCTTGAGTTGCACAAATAAGATCAATGAACTAGAGAAGATCGATGCTAGAATAAAAGTCTTCCATCAGGAAGAACGCAAGGGTGTCGGAGCAGCTCGGAATATCGGGTTAGAAAAAGCAACCGGTGATTACATATATTTTATGGATAGCGACGACTATCTTGGCGAGAGCACCGTCCAACTCCTAGTGAAGAACATCGCAGATCATAAGATGGTTACTGGAAAACAAGTCAGGACTACACTCAGCCACGAAAATGAAGAAACGGCTGTAGCACTCGATACTGAAGTAGATCCAGACGTGTATCTTTACCAGCAAAATATCAAAAAGGCATTTAAGAATCGATCCGCATTACATAGGCTTATCTCACGCGATTTGATCAATGAAAGAAACATCCGTTTTTCTGAAGATGTAGATTGCTATGCAGATCTTTCTTTCATACTGCCATTATTAGTAGAATCTGATGAGGTTCCTTATATTAAAAATGCTTATTACTTCAAAAGGAAAAGAAATGATCCGATTACAAATCCAGCCATCATGCAGTTGGATGCAGAGAAAAAGATAAACGACTTCATCACGATCTACAATCAACTGAAAGACGACTACAGAGATAATAGTGAAGCTGCGCAATTCTTAGACAACCATATGATTAATTTTTACAGGAAAACGATTGTGACGTTCTTGAAGGATGAGCGGAACATCGATGTAATCTATGAAGACTTGGTTTCATTCGCAGCAAAATTGGACCAACAGTTGTTATCTAAGAAAAGCATCATCGTTCGCAGAGAATTGAATCCGTTAGTGAGAAATGACCGGAAGAAATACGAATCAGTCAATCGATTGCATCAACGATTAAGAAAAGTGAAATATGCTTTAAGTGGTAGAACGAAACTCTATACGCATTTATATCGATCCGTATTTACGAAGCTTCCGTTAAAAGAGAAAACAGTCTTGTTTGAAAGCTTCTTAGGGAAAAACTATTCCGATAACCCGAAATATATCTATGAATATATGCTGAAAAATCATCCAGACTACAATTTTATCTGGATTTTTAAAGAGCCTGGGAAGAACATCCCCGGGAACCCGAAGCAAATCAAACGATTCAGCTTGAAGTATTATTATTACATGGGTACTGCAAAATATTGGGTCAGTAATTCGAGGATTCCGAAGCGGTTTGACAAACGAGAAGGGAATGTCTATCTCCAGACCTGGCATGGGACTCCGCTCAAAAAGCTAGTATTCGACATGAAGGATATCCATTCGGCTAACCCGAATTACAAACGAGATGTGTACATCCAATCAAGACGCTGGGATTATCTCATCTCTCCAAACCAATATTCAACGGAGATTTTCGGCAGTGCTTTTAAATACGATAAAACCATGCTTGAGTACGGATATCCGAGGAACGATATTCTCTATACAGGGAATGATGAATCGACGATCACCGAGCTTAAACGAAAGCTCAATATCCCCGTTGATAAAAAGGTCGTCCTATATGCACCGACATGGCGGGATAACGACTTTTTTGAGGCAGGGAAATACAGATTCACCTTGCAATTGGACCTTCAAAAAATGAAGGATCAGCTCGGTGACGAGTATGTCGTTCTTTTGAGGATGCACTATTTCATTGCAAACCAGCTGGACATTTCGGAATTTGAAGGATTCGCATTCGATCTATCAACTTATGATGATATCGCAGAGCTTTATTTGGTATCAGACATTTTGATTACGGATTATTCATCTGTATTCTTTGATTATGCCAACTTGCGTCGACCGATTCTCTTTTACACGTATGATCTGGAAAGTTATCGTGATACTTTACGTGGATTCTATATTGACATTGAAGAAGATGTGCCAGGTCCTTTATTGAAAACGACGGATGAAGTAATTTCCTCGATCAACAATATCGAAAAGCTCAACAAGACATATAAAGACAAATACGAAAACTTCTACAACAGATTCTGTGCATGGGACGATGGCAAAGCATCCGAAAAAGTCGTCAAGGATGTATTTGAGGTTAACTAA
- a CDS encoding alpha-glucosidase/alpha-galactosidase, producing the protein MSKITFLGAGSTIFAKNVLGDCMLTPSVQGFEFALYDIDEQRLNDSENMLENLKKSLGAEVEIKAYSDRKEALRGAKYVVNAIQVGGYEPSTVIDFEIPKKYGLRQTIGDTIGIGGIFRALRTIPVMLDFAKDIEEVCPDAWFLNYTNPMASLTGTMLRYTNVKTVGLCHSVQAAVPELFKLLEMDSEGVQWKIAGINHLAWLLEVTKDGEDLYPEIKRRAAVKQQEKHHDMVRFELMNHFGYYVTESSEHNAEYHPYFIKKNYPELIEKFNIPLDEYPHRCVHQIKEWENMREDLVNNQNLTHERSHEYASYIIEAMETDQPFRLHGNVLNTGGLISNLPTKATVEVPCLVDRSGITPCYIGDLPEQLAALDRTNINTQLLTIEAAITGKREHIYQAAMLDPHTAAELSIDDIVSLCDDLIEAHGNMLPAFDQHNVLV; encoded by the coding sequence ATGTCAAAAATCACTTTTCTTGGAGCAGGCAGTACGATATTCGCAAAAAATGTCTTAGGGGATTGTATGTTGACGCCGAGTGTCCAGGGGTTCGAATTTGCCCTCTACGACATTGACGAGCAACGATTGAACGACTCTGAAAACATGCTGGAAAATTTGAAGAAAAGCCTTGGTGCAGAGGTCGAGATAAAGGCCTATTCCGATCGGAAAGAAGCGTTAAGGGGAGCGAAATACGTCGTTAACGCGATCCAGGTTGGCGGCTATGAACCTAGTACAGTCATTGATTTTGAAATCCCTAAAAAATACGGACTCCGCCAGACAATCGGGGATACGATCGGGATCGGTGGCATCTTCCGGGCGCTCAGGACCATTCCGGTGATGCTTGATTTTGCAAAAGATATTGAAGAAGTCTGTCCCGATGCGTGGTTCTTGAATTATACGAATCCGATGGCTTCGCTGACAGGGACGATGCTGCGTTATACAAACGTCAAAACCGTCGGTCTTTGTCATAGTGTACAAGCCGCGGTTCCGGAACTGTTCAAATTGCTTGAAATGGACAGTGAAGGCGTCCAGTGGAAAATCGCCGGCATCAACCATCTGGCGTGGTTGTTGGAGGTCACGAAAGACGGAGAAGACCTCTATCCAGAAATCAAAAGACGGGCAGCAGTCAAACAGCAGGAAAAGCATCATGACATGGTCCGGTTCGAATTGATGAACCATTTCGGGTACTATGTAACCGAGTCATCCGAGCACAATGCCGAGTACCATCCTTACTTCATCAAAAAGAACTATCCGGAATTGATCGAAAAGTTCAATATTCCGCTCGATGAATACCCTCATCGGTGTGTTCATCAAATCAAAGAGTGGGAAAATATGCGCGAAGATCTTGTCAACAATCAAAACCTTACGCATGAACGTTCACATGAATATGCCTCCTATATTATTGAAGCGATGGAAACAGACCAGCCTTTCCGCCTTCATGGGAATGTACTCAACACCGGAGGCTTGATCTCCAACCTGCCGACAAAAGCGACGGTGGAGGTGCCATGCCTGGTTGACCGGAGTGGAATCACACCATGCTATATAGGAGATCTCCCAGAACAATTAGCTGCATTGGACCGTACCAACATCAATACACAGCTTTTAACGATCGAAGCCGCGATAACAGGAAAGCGAGAGCATATTTATCAGGCAGCTATGCTGGACCCGCACACCGCAGCAGAGCTATCCATCGATGACATCGTATCCCTCTGCGACGACCTCATCGAAGCACATGGAAACATGCTACCAGCTTTCGACCAACATAACGTACTAGTTTAA
- a CDS encoding carbohydrate ABC transporter permease produces the protein MNGKKKAIKWLLTGIALFVTLFHLIPFYIMITTSLKANNDFSSKWLMPETYQFLNFIEAWEKADLGTAFINTFIITASTAVLLVLFGSMAAYPLARIFTKLNKFVYFLFISIMVIPPLTALVPLYKMVVDIGMMNTHEIAILNNLAAFLPLTIFLYAGFIRSTIPKELEEAARMDGAGTLVIFFKVIFPLLKPVTASVLIISCVFIWNDYQFAIFFLQDKEVQTLTVALASFFGQNQSNLNLVASAAMMSMLPMTILFLLLQKYFVAGLSSGSVKG, from the coding sequence ATGAATGGGAAAAAGAAGGCGATCAAATGGCTATTGACAGGTATAGCCTTGTTCGTCACCTTGTTCCACCTGATTCCCTTTTATATCATGATCACAACCTCGTTGAAGGCGAACAATGATTTCAGTTCCAAGTGGTTGATGCCGGAAACCTATCAATTTTTGAACTTTATTGAAGCGTGGGAAAAAGCCGATTTAGGAACAGCGTTCATCAACACCTTCATTATTACAGCAAGCACTGCTGTCTTGCTTGTTCTTTTTGGATCGATGGCAGCATATCCGCTTGCTCGGATATTTACGAAACTGAATAAATTCGTTTACTTCCTGTTTATCTCGATCATGGTCATTCCGCCATTAACCGCGTTAGTGCCGTTATATAAAATGGTCGTGGATATCGGTATGATGAACACGCATGAAATCGCGATTTTGAACAACTTAGCCGCATTCCTTCCATTAACGATCTTTTTATATGCGGGCTTTATCCGCTCGACGATACCGAAGGAGTTGGAGGAAGCGGCTCGAATGGATGGGGCAGGTACGCTGGTTATCTTTTTCAAAGTCATCTTTCCGCTGCTCAAACCAGTTACAGCTTCCGTTCTGATCATATCTTGTGTATTCATATGGAATGATTATCAATTTGCGATTTTCTTCTTACAAGATAAAGAAGTCCAGACGCTTACCGTTGCGCTGGCCAGTTTCTTCGGTCAAAACCAGAGCAATTTGAATTTAGTTGCTTCAGCAGCAATGATGTCGATGTTACCGATGACGATTCTGTTTCTACTTTTACAAAAATATTTTGTGGCAGGTCTTTCATCGGGATCTGTCAAAGGATAA
- a CDS encoding carbohydrate ABC transporter permease produces the protein MNEVVKEASRPIAKSKVKRFPRPKNKSLWWMYLPALVVVSVFILYPFLNGIRVSFTDWNGFSQTKNWIGLEQYKRMFQDPATWLVVKNTLLYGIGSTLFQNIIGLLYALLLNRSIRLKSLTRTIVYLPVIISPLVMGYIWYFFFAYNGGALNDVLNLIGHEKINALGNPDINPWIIVFVNTYQFVGIAMIIYLAGLQSISKEYYEAAEIDGASAFQQFKNITLPLLMPAITINVVLNIIGGLKLFDVIIALTGGGPGNASQSMSTFMYDLYFSRQDAGYAATQGVLMAFIILVLSLLALVYFKRKEIDA, from the coding sequence ATGAATGAAGTGGTCAAAGAGGCTTCCCGTCCAATTGCTAAATCGAAAGTCAAACGTTTCCCGCGCCCAAAAAACAAATCCCTATGGTGGATGTATTTACCGGCATTGGTCGTCGTCAGTGTGTTCATCCTCTATCCCTTTTTAAATGGGATCCGTGTTTCATTTACGGATTGGAATGGCTTTTCGCAAACGAAAAACTGGATCGGATTGGAGCAATATAAACGCATGTTCCAGGATCCGGCCACCTGGTTGGTTGTGAAAAACACCTTGTTATATGGAATCGGGAGTACCCTGTTCCAAAATATCATCGGTCTGTTGTACGCACTATTATTGAATCGGAGCATCCGTTTGAAGTCGTTAACAAGGACCATTGTATACCTGCCTGTCATCATCAGTCCATTGGTGATGGGGTATATCTGGTATTTCTTCTTTGCCTATAATGGGGGAGCTTTAAATGATGTGCTTAACCTAATTGGCCACGAGAAAATCAATGCGTTAGGAAATCCGGATATCAACCCGTGGATCATTGTTTTTGTCAACACCTATCAATTTGTCGGGATCGCCATGATCATTTACCTGGCGGGACTGCAAAGTATTTCAAAGGAATATTATGAAGCCGCTGAAATCGATGGCGCATCAGCTTTCCAACAATTCAAAAATATTACGCTGCCTCTGTTGATGCCAGCGATCACCATTAATGTGGTGCTGAACATAATAGGCGGCCTAAAACTGTTTGATGTCATCATTGCCTTAACAGGTGGAGGGCCAGGAAATGCCTCGCAATCGATGTCGACGTTCATGTATGATCTATACTTCAGCAGACAGGATGCAGGGTATGCTGCTACCCAGGGTGTGTTGATGGCCTTCATCATTCTGGTCTTAAGCTTACTCGCTCTGGTTTACTTCAAACGAAAGGAGATCGATGCGTAA
- a CDS encoding ABC transporter substrate-binding protein, giving the protein MKYRWLAPCILVCFALIITGCSGGASGDTTTLTFFSTVTTDSDKKAMSEAIAAFEEEYPDINIEENFPGSGYEDMLRVKMAANDMPDLFDTHGWSKERYGEYVADLKDMNWVENLDPALDNILKDEQGKVYAYPINQAKDGINYNANLLKEYGIEPPTTFEEFMDALYQIKAKSNGDVIPLWINGSDKSAFGQYFDQFATPLLVTDKEHNYEESLLDGSFDWSNYTFLPEKLKEIHDNGLLNEDVLTAQIQDQAQLMAQGKIGFTFGGGSLGPAVKKLNPEVQVGVIPMPPIHEGDEASWIGGERHTVAIWKDSENKEAAKKFIEFLAQPDIAKKIAEGTSLPAGLANVEADNYYSEYYSEFEGVEVQPYFDRVYLPSGMWDVMGATGQELISGSMTPEQVSEKMAKEYTRLKKQ; this is encoded by the coding sequence ATGAAATATAGATGGTTGGCTCCATGTATTTTGGTATGTTTTGCACTGATCATAACAGGATGTTCGGGCGGTGCTTCAGGTGATACGACGACATTGACCTTTTTCTCGACAGTGACGACTGATAGTGATAAAAAAGCGATGTCTGAAGCGATCGCTGCCTTTGAGGAAGAGTATCCAGATATTAATATTGAAGAAAATTTTCCGGGCAGTGGATATGAAGACATGCTGCGTGTAAAAATGGCAGCGAATGATATGCCAGACCTGTTTGACACGCACGGTTGGTCGAAAGAACGTTATGGTGAATACGTAGCTGATTTGAAAGATATGAACTGGGTGGAGAATCTCGACCCGGCTCTTGATAACATCTTGAAGGACGAGCAAGGCAAAGTGTATGCCTACCCGATTAACCAGGCGAAGGATGGCATCAATTACAATGCCAACTTACTTAAGGAATATGGGATTGAACCACCTACTACGTTTGAAGAATTCATGGACGCTCTTTACCAGATCAAGGCAAAAAGCAATGGCGATGTGATTCCGCTTTGGATCAATGGGTCTGATAAGTCGGCTTTCGGTCAGTACTTTGATCAATTCGCGACACCTCTCTTAGTAACCGACAAGGAACACAATTACGAAGAGTCGTTATTAGATGGTTCATTCGATTGGTCGAACTACACTTTTTTACCGGAAAAATTGAAGGAAATCCATGATAACGGCTTACTGAATGAAGATGTGTTGACTGCGCAAATACAAGATCAGGCACAGTTGATGGCTCAAGGGAAAATAGGGTTCACATTTGGTGGCGGTTCTCTCGGTCCGGCGGTAAAAAAACTAAACCCTGAAGTCCAAGTGGGTGTTATACCAATGCCGCCGATCCATGAAGGGGATGAGGCTAGCTGGATTGGCGGTGAGCGCCACACGGTCGCTATATGGAAAGACTCGGAGAACAAAGAAGCCGCGAAAAAGTTCATCGAATTTTTAGCTCAACCGGACATCGCCAAAAAGATAGCAGAGGGTACATCCCTTCCGGCAGGGCTAGCAAATGTCGAGGCGGATAACTATTATTCAGAATACTATAGTGAATTTGAAGGTGTGGAAGTACAACCTTACTTCGACCGTGTCTATCTACCGAGTGGTATGTGGGATGTAATGGGAGCAACTGGACAGGAATTGATCTCAGGATCCATGACACCAGAACAGGTATCCGAGAAAATGGCCAAAGAATACACAAGGCTGAAGAAGCAATGA
- a CDS encoding LacI family DNA-binding transcriptional regulator translates to MTTIKEIATRAQVSSATVSRVLNNDETLSVAIETRQKIIDVARALGYKTMQERRNEKAQPLTRQPFDNQDPKIAILLCHSLEEELNDAFFLSIRQGIEQELSENGMAATEIYRLSNMNFRNFRKDISNLIVVGRIGSDVLNELGNHLENIVYINHEVNENMYDSVNIDFEKATKSALNHLFDLGFKRIGFIGGQEREHLNGTKIEFPDGRAWTFEKVMKEKGLYDPQSHHVGDFFMSDGYKLMKKAINQGDLPEAFFIASDAMAIGAMRALQEKGYSIPKDIAIVSFNDVEMAKFASTPLTTVKVPTEEMGRTGVKLMLDRLKGRELPLKVTVPTELVIRDSCGAQEK, encoded by the coding sequence ATGACGACGATTAAAGAAATTGCTACTCGTGCACAGGTATCCAGTGCAACGGTTTCAAGGGTGTTGAATAATGATGAAACGTTATCCGTTGCAATTGAGACGCGTCAAAAGATTATTGACGTAGCCAGAGCACTAGGCTATAAAACCATGCAAGAACGCCGTAATGAGAAGGCGCAACCACTCACACGACAACCATTTGATAACCAGGATCCTAAAATTGCGATTCTCTTATGCCATTCATTAGAGGAGGAACTGAACGATGCGTTCTTTCTTTCCATCAGACAGGGGATTGAACAGGAGTTATCGGAAAATGGGATGGCAGCAACGGAAATTTACAGGTTGAGCAATATGAACTTCAGGAATTTCCGTAAAGACATAAGCAATCTGATCGTAGTCGGCAGGATCGGTTCCGATGTTCTTAACGAGTTGGGGAATCATCTAGAAAACATCGTCTATATCAATCATGAAGTCAACGAGAATATGTATGATTCCGTCAACATCGATTTTGAAAAAGCGACGAAAAGTGCTCTCAACCATTTATTCGACTTAGGATTTAAACGGATCGGTTTTATCGGGGGCCAAGAGCGAGAGCATTTGAATGGTACCAAAATAGAGTTTCCAGATGGACGAGCCTGGACATTTGAAAAAGTGATGAAAGAAAAGGGGCTTTATGACCCTCAATCCCATCATGTAGGCGACTTCTTCATGTCTGATGGTTATAAATTGATGAAGAAGGCCATCAACCAGGGCGATCTTCCTGAAGCCTTTTTCATTGCGAGTGATGCGATGGCAATCGGGGCGATGCGCGCTTTACAGGAAAAGGGCTACAGCATTCCGAAGGATATCGCGATTGTCAGTTTTAACGATGTAGAAATGGCGAAATTCGCAAGCACGCCATTAACGACCGTGAAGGTGCCTACTGAAGAAATGGGCCGGACCGGTGTCAAGTTGATGTTGGATCGTTTGAAGGGGAGGGAGCTCCCGCTCAAAGTCACGGTCCCGACAGAACTGGTGATCCGGGACAGCTGTGGCGCACAAGAAAAATAA